The following coding sequences are from one Natrarchaeobaculum sulfurireducens window:
- a CDS encoding helix-turn-helix domain-containing protein translates to MALTAEFRLFIEQHPLITIAQAVPECTITVEHEDQADAGPIVFVLRVVCGSFEAFETALDAEPAVTEHTLISDDGSVRVYHTVIEDLYPEGIDELVFNKTVVERWWITSDGEHLKQQFATREELLAYRDSCRKLGIDFQLRRLYESNGDDYRIPGVSEKQHEALRVAYEEGYFDVPRRASLREVADVLEISRSALAERLHRGQSHVFEHYFSDRPY, encoded by the coding sequence ATGGCACTAACGGCGGAGTTCAGACTCTTTATCGAACAGCATCCGCTGATCACTATCGCGCAGGCGGTCCCGGAGTGTACGATAACCGTCGAACACGAAGATCAGGCTGATGCTGGCCCCATCGTGTTCGTCCTCCGCGTCGTGTGTGGATCGTTCGAGGCCTTCGAGACGGCGCTCGACGCCGAACCGGCGGTGACGGAGCATACGCTCATCAGTGACGACGGTTCGGTACGGGTCTATCATACGGTCATCGAGGATCTGTACCCCGAAGGGATCGACGAACTCGTGTTCAACAAGACGGTCGTCGAGCGGTGGTGGATCACGAGCGACGGCGAACACCTCAAACAGCAGTTCGCCACCCGTGAGGAACTCCTCGCCTACCGCGATAGCTGTCGAAAGCTGGGCATCGACTTTCAACTCCGGCGTCTGTACGAGTCGAATGGCGACGACTACCGGATCCCCGGCGTATCGGAGAAACAACACGAAGCACTTCGTGTCGCGTACGAGGAAGGATACTTCGACGTTCCGAGGCGGGCCTCGCTCAGAGAGGTCGCGGACGTACTCGAGATCTCGCGTTCGGCACTCGCCGAGCGGTTACATCGGGGTCAGTCTCACGTTTTCGAACACTATTTCTCCGACAGGCCTTATTAA
- a CDS encoding MATE family efflux transporter, whose protein sequence is MEDRDTSDRGSTESTVQRSGSEDRSIDVVDGRLFKPLVFLSVPIVLAEGLDMVYFLVDLYWIGHLGTDAVAAMAYAWPVIYLGMSVGFGIVTAGTVLVAQYKGTGQLRAISSAAGGTISFVTILSGVLAVTGYALTPWLLTLVGAVPETAPHTLAVQYTRITFLGLVPMFWFLVFNALARGWGDTRTPLALMGVSTAINVLVDPFLIHGFAANPLFEWVGLGSLETALYAQTGFAGYGIEGAAIATVVARSVAAALGLYILFSGRIGFRLTLGSLRLRRETVVQILKIGSPTVVEMTVRAAGVAVLTAILAIEGAAAVAAYGISEYLVGILFVISLGLARGVEAIVGQNLGAGKVARANRAVYLSAGIAVVLFTGIVAVSYPFAESIVSVFLAVESGDVAADAIVQGGVSFIWIVGPALIFFAVFQVILGAFRGSGNTTLAMVMATLELLVFRVPLSYAALVWFEAGITGVWYAIAFSYVVASVLAVVWFFRGTWLPSSVPLKRSSGDGSPHRVTE, encoded by the coding sequence ATGGAAGACAGGGACACGAGTGATAGAGGTTCTACGGAGTCGACAGTGCAGCGTTCTGGGTCTGAAGACCGGTCGATCGATGTCGTCGACGGCCGATTATTCAAGCCTCTGGTATTTCTTTCGGTGCCGATCGTGCTCGCAGAAGGACTCGACATGGTCTACTTTCTGGTGGACCTCTACTGGATCGGCCACCTCGGAACGGACGCAGTCGCAGCGATGGCCTACGCCTGGCCGGTTATCTACCTCGGCATGAGCGTTGGCTTCGGTATCGTGACCGCGGGAACGGTACTCGTTGCACAATACAAGGGAACGGGACAGCTCAGGGCAATTTCCTCGGCCGCCGGAGGGACCATCTCGTTCGTGACGATTCTCTCCGGTGTGCTCGCGGTCACTGGGTACGCCCTCACACCGTGGTTGCTTACGCTCGTCGGTGCGGTTCCCGAAACTGCCCCCCACACGCTTGCCGTCCAGTACACGCGCATCACGTTCCTCGGACTCGTGCCGATGTTCTGGTTTCTCGTGTTCAACGCCCTGGCTCGAGGATGGGGGGATACGAGGACACCGCTCGCGTTGATGGGTGTGAGCACGGCGATCAACGTGCTCGTCGATCCGTTTCTCATCCACGGGTTCGCCGCAAATCCGCTCTTCGAGTGGGTCGGACTGGGCTCGCTCGAGACGGCACTGTATGCCCAGACTGGGTTCGCTGGCTACGGTATCGAAGGCGCTGCAATTGCGACGGTCGTCGCTCGGTCAGTCGCCGCCGCGCTCGGCCTGTACATCCTCTTTTCCGGCCGGATTGGATTCAGGCTCACGCTCGGCTCCCTTCGATTGCGCCGTGAGACCGTCGTCCAGATCCTCAAAATCGGCTCCCCAACCGTGGTCGAGATGACCGTTCGAGCGGCCGGTGTCGCAGTATTGACGGCGATCCTGGCGATCGAAGGGGCCGCTGCCGTTGCAGCGTACGGGATCTCGGAGTACCTCGTCGGGATCCTCTTCGTCATCTCGCTTGGACTCGCTCGAGGAGTCGAGGCGATCGTGGGTCAGAACCTCGGTGCTGGTAAGGTCGCTCGTGCCAATCGGGCGGTGTACCTGTCGGCGGGAATCGCAGTCGTGCTGTTCACCGGGATCGTCGCCGTTTCGTATCCGTTCGCCGAGTCGATCGTGTCCGTGTTCCTGGCCGTCGAGTCGGGCGACGTCGCTGCCGACGCGATCGTACAGGGCGGCGTCAGTTTCATCTGGATCGTCGGACCGGCGCTGATATTCTTCGCCGTCTTCCAGGTCATCCTCGGGGCGTTTCGGGGAAGCGGAAACACGACACTCGCAATGGTGATGGCCACCCTAGAGCTGCTCGTGTTCCGGGTTCCGTTGAGTTATGCGGCGCTCGTCTGGTTCGAGGCTGGCATCACTGGCGTCTGGTATGCGATCGCGTTCTCGTACGTGGTCGCATCGGTACTCGCCGTCGTGTGGTTCTTCCGTGGGACGTGGCTCCCCTCGTCGGTGCCCCTGAAACGGAGTTCCGGGGACGGATCGCCACATCGTGTTACCGAGTAG
- the ppsA gene encoding phosphoenolpyruvate synthase — protein sequence MAVLWLDEISADDLETVGGKGASLGELTGAGLPVPPGFVVTAGTYRSFIEDAEIDDELFAAVDVDADDSAALAEAAERAQDLILETPFPDDLREEIVASYREIGDGEAFVAVRSSATAEDLPDASFAGQQETFLNVTEDGLLDRVRECWASLFTQRAIYYRQEQGFEHDIVNIAVVVQQMVDAEKSGVMFTSHPSTGDPTMIIEAAWGLGEAVVSGAVSPDNYVVSREDGDVDVTVADKKVEHVKDEETGETVERPVTEEKRTERVVSDDEIDALVELGERVEDHYGHPQDVEWAIVDGDEDGTSSNGAESGDSEVFMLQSRPITTIGEAETADTADPTEGVADGSGSVQAAAGGETAEATGDVLIDGLGSSPGIVSGPAKIVTKLDDLAKVAEGDIIVTEMTMPDMVPAMKRANGIITDEGGMTSHAAIVSRELGVPAIVGTGNATTVLSDGQLVTLDGDRGAVLEGQEVDPDEETEPVEEVRPKSPVKPMTATEVKVNVSIPEAAERAAATGADGVGLLRTEHMILSLNQTPESYIEENGADAYTNELVEGIRSVADEFYPRPVRVRTLDAPTDEFRQLEGGDDEPAEHNPMLGYRGIRRSLDRPDVFEHELEAFRRLYGLGYDNVEIMFPLVNDAEDVYAAKRRLEAAGIDPKKRKWGVMIETPASALSVEGMAAAGIDFASFGTNDLTQYTLAVDRNNENVADRFDELHPAVLRLIGDVIETCREHGVDTSICGQAGSKPEMAQFLVEEGISSISANIDAVRDVQHEVKRVEQRLLLDSVR from the coding sequence ATGGCTGTACTCTGGCTGGACGAGATCAGCGCCGACGACCTCGAGACGGTCGGCGGCAAAGGTGCCTCCCTGGGCGAGCTTACTGGAGCCGGGCTGCCAGTTCCGCCGGGATTCGTGGTGACTGCTGGAACGTACCGGTCGTTCATCGAAGACGCCGAAATCGACGACGAACTGTTCGCAGCGGTCGACGTCGACGCCGACGACTCCGCCGCCTTAGCCGAGGCCGCAGAACGTGCACAGGACCTCATCCTCGAGACGCCGTTCCCCGACGACCTCCGCGAGGAGATCGTCGCTTCCTACCGAGAGATCGGCGACGGTGAAGCGTTCGTCGCGGTGCGTTCGTCGGCGACGGCCGAAGACTTGCCCGACGCGTCGTTCGCTGGCCAACAGGAGACGTTCCTTAACGTCACCGAAGACGGGCTTCTCGACCGCGTGCGCGAGTGCTGGGCGTCGCTTTTCACCCAGCGTGCGATCTACTACCGCCAGGAGCAAGGATTCGAACACGACATCGTGAACATCGCCGTCGTGGTCCAGCAGATGGTCGACGCCGAGAAGTCCGGCGTCATGTTCACCAGTCACCCGTCGACGGGCGATCCGACGATGATCATCGAGGCCGCGTGGGGACTCGGTGAGGCCGTCGTCTCCGGCGCTGTCTCACCCGACAACTACGTCGTCTCCCGCGAGGACGGCGACGTCGACGTCACGGTCGCCGACAAGAAGGTCGAACACGTCAAAGACGAGGAGACTGGCGAAACCGTCGAGCGACCCGTCACCGAGGAGAAACGCACCGAACGCGTCGTTAGCGACGACGAGATCGACGCTCTCGTCGAACTCGGTGAGCGCGTCGAAGATCACTACGGCCACCCACAGGACGTCGAGTGGGCCATCGTCGACGGCGATGAGGACGGTACGTCGAGCAACGGGGCGGAGTCCGGCGATAGCGAGGTCTTCATGTTGCAGTCTCGCCCCATCACGACGATCGGTGAAGCCGAGACAGCCGACACTGCGGACCCAACGGAGGGCGTCGCCGACGGCAGCGGCAGCGTCCAGGCGGCGGCTGGCGGCGAGACGGCCGAGGCCACCGGTGACGTGCTCATCGATGGCCTGGGCTCGAGCCCCGGCATCGTCAGCGGCCCCGCAAAGATCGTAACGAAACTCGACGACCTCGCGAAGGTCGCCGAAGGCGACATCATCGTCACCGAGATGACGATGCCCGATATGGTGCCAGCGATGAAACGCGCCAACGGCATCATCACCGACGAGGGTGGCATGACCAGCCACGCCGCCATCGTCTCGCGTGAACTCGGCGTCCCCGCCATCGTCGGCACCGGCAATGCGACGACCGTCCTCAGTGACGGCCAACTCGTCACGCTCGACGGCGACAGGGGCGCGGTGCTCGAAGGCCAGGAGGTCGACCCCGACGAGGAGACCGAACCCGTCGAGGAGGTCAGACCGAAGTCGCCGGTCAAACCGATGACCGCGACCGAGGTGAAAGTCAACGTCTCGATTCCCGAAGCCGCAGAACGAGCCGCGGCCACGGGTGCCGACGGCGTCGGCCTCCTCCGGACGGAGCACATGATCCTCTCGCTCAATCAGACGCCCGAAAGCTATATCGAAGAAAACGGCGCCGACGCCTACACGAACGAACTCGTCGAGGGCATCCGCAGTGTCGCCGACGAGTTCTACCCCCGACCCGTCCGCGTGCGCACCCTCGACGCACCGACCGACGAGTTCCGCCAGCTCGAGGGTGGCGACGACGAACCCGCAGAGCACAACCCGATGCTCGGCTACCGCGGCATCCGCCGCTCGCTCGACCGGCCGGACGTCTTCGAGCACGAACTCGAGGCGTTCCGACGGCTCTACGGGCTCGGCTACGACAACGTCGAGATCATGTTCCCGCTGGTCAACGACGCCGAAGACGTCTACGCGGCCAAACGTCGGCTCGAGGCCGCGGGTATCGACCCGAAAAAACGCAAGTGGGGCGTGATGATCGAGACGCCGGCGTCTGCGCTGTCGGTCGAAGGGATGGCCGCCGCAGGCATCGACTTCGCCTCCTTCGGAACGAACGACCTCACCCAGTACACGCTCGCAGTCGATCGAAACAACGAGAACGTCGCCGACCGCTTCGACGAACTCCATCCCGCCGTCTTGCGCCTGATCGGCGACGTCATCGAGACCTGCCGCGAACACGGCGTCGATACGAGTATCTGTGGTCAGGCTGGCTCGAAACCCGAGATGGCGCAGTTCCTCGTCGAGGAAGGTATCAGCTCGATCTCCGCGAACATCGATGCCGTCCGCGACGTCCAGCACGAAGTGAAACGGGTCGAACAGCGGCTGCTGCTCGATTCGGTCCGGTAG
- the mfnA gene encoding tyrosine decarboxylase MfnA, translated as MQAEPQAFDRVLSSMCTKPHPVAREAAERFLATNPGDPGSYPTISALEDEAIAVLGEIAGLEESAGYVASGGTEANIQAVRIARDRAETSQPNVVMPESGHFSFRKAADVLGVELRIVPTDDDHRADVEAVRAAVDDETAMVVGVAGTTEYGRVDPIPELGEVASTVDALLHVDAAWGGFVLPFTRYEWNFSHAPVDTMAIDPHKMGQAAVPAGGLLVRSSALLDELAVDTPYLESTSQATLTGTRSGAGVASAVAAMDELWPTGYRRQYERAQHNADWLAEALEKRGYEVVEPTLPLVAADLPRSTFEALRGRGWRISRTATDETRIVCMPHVTRKMLAGFVADLDRLEVRASVPVVADD; from the coding sequence ATGCAAGCGGAGCCGCAGGCGTTCGATCGGGTGCTCTCGTCGATGTGCACGAAACCACACCCGGTAGCGCGCGAGGCGGCCGAACGGTTTCTCGCGACGAACCCCGGTGATCCCGGAAGCTATCCAACGATTTCGGCGTTGGAAGACGAGGCCATCGCCGTTCTCGGCGAGATCGCCGGCCTCGAAGAATCGGCGGGCTACGTCGCAAGCGGCGGTACGGAGGCGAACATTCAGGCGGTGCGGATCGCCCGTGATCGAGCCGAGACGAGTCAGCCGAACGTCGTCATGCCCGAGTCGGGACACTTCAGTTTCCGGAAGGCCGCAGACGTTCTGGGCGTCGAGTTGCGAATCGTCCCGACCGACGACGACCACCGGGCTGACGTAGAAGCCGTCCGGGCGGCCGTCGACGACGAGACGGCGATGGTCGTCGGCGTCGCAGGGACGACCGAGTACGGCCGCGTCGACCCGATTCCGGAACTCGGCGAGGTCGCGTCTACGGTCGACGCGCTGTTGCACGTCGACGCCGCCTGGGGCGGATTCGTCCTGCCGTTTACGCGCTACGAGTGGAACTTCTCGCACGCGCCGGTCGATACGATGGCCATCGACCCCCACAAGATGGGACAGGCCGCAGTGCCCGCCGGCGGCCTGCTCGTCCGCTCGAGTGCGTTGCTCGACGAACTCGCCGTCGACACCCCCTACCTCGAGTCGACCTCACAGGCGACACTGACGGGGACACGCTCGGGTGCGGGCGTCGCAAGCGCCGTTGCGGCGATGGACGAACTGTGGCCGACGGGCTACCGTCGCCAGTACGAGCGAGCCCAGCACAACGCCGACTGGCTGGCGGAAGCGCTCGAGAAACGCGGCTACGAGGTCGTCGAACCGACGCTGCCACTCGTCGCGGCTGATCTGCCCCGGTCGACGTTCGAGGCGCTCCGCGGACGGGGCTGGCGCATCTCACGGACGGCGACCGACGAGACCCGAATCGTCTGTATGCCCCACGTCACCCGCAAGATGCTCGCCGGTTTCGTCGCCGATCTCGATCGACTCGAGGTGCGAGCCAGCGTGCCGGTCGTTGCCGACGATTGA
- a CDS encoding phosphoribosyltransferase, giving the protein MSDLPDDFDCTITNWEYIYSLCRDVSDDVRRDEFEPDVIVALARGGWFAGRCLCDFLGLDDLTSLKMEHYVGTAQKTGEPTVRYPMPEGSVEGKDVLIIDDIADTGGSIRRAYEYVDDRDAGEVRTATLQLLQTSEFEPDYVGEGLEDWTWVVYPWNFIEDMVDLISGVMARADQETFTREEIRQSLAEYHDIKRIEMEIAQPNRVSEVLTEMERRDVIESSGPGEWRLCEH; this is encoded by the coding sequence ATGTCCGACCTACCGGACGATTTCGACTGTACGATAACGAACTGGGAGTACATATACAGCCTCTGTCGGGACGTCAGCGACGACGTGCGTCGCGACGAGTTCGAACCCGACGTCATCGTCGCGCTGGCCCGCGGTGGCTGGTTTGCGGGCCGATGTCTCTGTGATTTTCTGGGACTCGACGACCTGACGAGCCTGAAGATGGAACACTACGTCGGCACCGCACAGAAGACCGGCGAGCCAACGGTCCGGTATCCGATGCCGGAAGGCAGCGTCGAGGGCAAGGACGTCCTCATCATCGACGACATCGCCGACACGGGCGGCTCGATCAGGCGCGCCTACGAGTACGTCGACGACCGCGATGCCGGCGAGGTCCGGACCGCGACGTTGCAGCTCCTCCAGACCAGCGAGTTCGAACCCGACTACGTCGGCGAAGGCCTCGAGGACTGGACCTGGGTCGTCTACCCCTGGAACTTCATCGAGGACATGGTCGACCTCATCTCGGGCGTGATGGCCCGTGCCGACCAGGAGACCTTCACGCGAGAAGAGATCCGCCAGTCCCTCGCCGAGTACCACGACATCAAACGCATCGAAATGGAGATTGCCCAGCCGAACCGCGTATCAGAAGTCCTGACAGAGATGGAACGACG
- a CDS encoding PhzF family phenazine biosynthesis protein has product MQTLRLYQIDAFTDEPLSGNPAGVVPEADGLTDDQMQAIAAEMAVSETAFVRSSEVADYRLRYFTPTQEVDLCGHATIGSFAFLHDRDDLEPGTTTVETNGGVLEVDLEADGTVWMTQEPPRVRRVDLEYERVAEALGVDREALEGSSADLPLSVASTGLPFLVVPITYLSDVGSADPDFAAVEALTDEVDATGVYLFTFDTLEGESTLHGRMFAPGAGVREDPVTGTASGAVGAYLDHVGAFDDEFPEELRLEQGHYVDRPGLVRVQVGSSVRVGGRAVTVLDGSLVVPEDESDEILEA; this is encoded by the coding sequence ATGCAGACGCTCCGGCTCTATCAGATCGACGCGTTCACCGACGAGCCACTTTCGGGGAACCCTGCAGGTGTCGTTCCCGAGGCAGACGGCCTCACGGACGACCAGATGCAAGCGATCGCCGCCGAGATGGCCGTCAGCGAGACCGCCTTCGTTCGCTCGAGCGAGGTGGCCGACTACCGGCTTCGCTACTTTACCCCCACACAGGAGGTCGATCTCTGTGGACACGCGACGATCGGTTCGTTCGCCTTCCTCCACGACCGCGACGACCTCGAGCCCGGCACGACGACGGTCGAGACGAACGGCGGCGTCCTCGAGGTCGACCTCGAAGCGGACGGGACCGTCTGGATGACCCAGGAGCCTCCGCGCGTTCGACGGGTCGACCTCGAGTACGAACGGGTCGCCGAGGCACTCGGTGTCGACCGCGAGGCACTCGAAGGCTCGAGCGCCGACCTGCCGCTTTCGGTCGCCTCGACCGGCCTCCCGTTCCTGGTCGTCCCGATTACCTACCTCTCCGACGTCGGCAGCGCTGACCCGGATTTCGCCGCCGTCGAGGCGCTGACCGACGAGGTCGACGCGACGGGCGTCTACCTCTTCACGTTCGACACGCTCGAGGGCGAGTCGACGCTGCACGGCCGGATGTTCGCCCCTGGCGCGGGCGTTCGCGAAGACCCCGTGACCGGAACCGCAAGCGGTGCGGTCGGTGCCTACCTCGATCACGTGGGCGCGTTCGACGACGAATTCCCCGAGGAGTTACGACTCGAGCAGGGCCACTACGTCGACCGGCCGGGGCTGGTCAGAGTTCAGGTCGGCTCGAGCGTTCGAGTGGGTGGCCGCGCCGTGACCGTTCTCGACGGCTCGCTCGTCGTCCCCGAGGACGAGTCGGACGAGATCCTCGAGGCCTGA
- a CDS encoding YgaP-like transmembrane domain has product METNVCAIDRMVRLALGVVLAVVGAAALAGVLAVGTTVAAVALVVGLVLLGTATLQLCPLYTVLGIDTCGGN; this is encoded by the coding sequence ATGGAAACGAACGTCTGCGCCATCGACCGCATGGTTCGACTCGCTCTCGGTGTGGTACTCGCCGTCGTCGGGGCGGCCGCCCTCGCTGGCGTCCTCGCGGTCGGGACGACCGTCGCCGCCGTCGCACTCGTCGTCGGCCTCGTCCTCCTCGGTACCGCCACGTTACAGCTCTGTCCACTGTACACCGTGCTCGGAATCGACACCTGCGGCGGGAACTGA